A portion of the Salvelinus fontinalis isolate EN_2023a chromosome 32, ASM2944872v1, whole genome shotgun sequence genome contains these proteins:
- the ago4 gene encoding protein argonaute-4 isoform X2 → MEREPSAMEALGPGPSAPTSLFQPPRRPGMGTVGKPIRLLANHFQVQIPKIDVYHYDIDIKPEKRPRRVNREVVDTMVRHFKMQIFGDRQPGYDGKRNMYTAHPLPIGRDRVDLEVTLPGEGKDQTFKVSLQWVSVVSLQMLLEALSGHNEVPEDSVQALDVITRHLPSMRYTPVGRSFFSPPEGYYHPLGGGREVWFGFHQSVRPAMWNMMLNIDVSATAFYRAQPVIEFMCEVLDIQNINEQTKPLTDSQRVKFTKEIRGGWGPAGLKVEVTHCGQMKRKYRVCNVTRRPASHQTFPLQLENGQAMECTVAQYFKQKYSLQLKYPHLPCLQVGQEQKHTYLPLEVCNIVAGQRCIKKLTDNQTSTMIKATARSAPDRQEEISRLVKSNSMVGGPDPYLKEFGIVVHNDMTEVTGRVLPAPMLQYGGRVSTDTGRDCGRGLSPQNKTVATPNQGVWDMRGKQFYAGIEIKVWAVACFAPQKQCREDLLKSFTDQLRKISKDAGMPIQGQPCFCKYAQGADSVEPMFKHLKLSYVGLQLIVVILPGKTPVYAEVKRVGDTLLGMATQCVQVKNVVKTSPQTLSNLCLKINAKLGGINNVLVPHQRPSVFQQPVIFLGADVTHPPAGDGKKPSIAAVVGSMDGHPSRYCATVRVQTSRQDLSQEQLYSQEVIQDLTNMVRELLIQFYKSTRFKPTRIIYYRGGVSEGQMKQVAWPELIAIRKACISLEEDYRPGITYIVVQKRHHTRLFCSDKTERVGKSGNVPAGTTVDSTITHPSEFDFYLCSHAGIQGTSRPSHYHVLWDDNCFTADELQLLTYQLCHTYVRCTRSVSIPAPAYYARLVAFRARYHLVDKDHDSAEGSHVSGQSNGRDPLALAKAVQIHYDTQHTMYFA, encoded by the exons GCCCGTCGGCCCCCACCTCCCTCTTCCAGCCCCCGCGGAGGCCTGGCATGGGCACTGTGGGGAAGCCCATCCGCCTGCTGGCGAACCACTTCCAGGTGCAGATTCCCAAGATTGATGTCTATCATTACGATATCGACATCAAGCCTGAGAAACGGCCTCGGAGGGTCAACCG GGAGGTGGTGGACACCATGGTTCGCCACTTCAAGATGCAGATCTTTGGTGATCGACAACCGGGCTACGACGGGAAGAGGAACATGTACACGGCCCACCCACTACCCATCGGGAGAGACAGG gtgGATCTGGAGGTGACTCTACCGGGGGAGGGGAAGGACCAGACCTTCAAGGTGTCGCTGCAGTGGGTGTCGGTGGTGAGCCTGCAGATGCTCCTGGAGGCCCTGTCAGGCCACAACGAGGTCCCCGAGGACTCTGTTCAGGCCCTGGACGTCATCACCCGCCACCTGCCTTCCATGAG GTACACTCCAGTGGGGCGCTCCTTCTTCTCCCCTCCGGAGGGCTACTACCACCCGCtgggcggagggagggaggtgtggtTCGGCTTCCATCAGTCGGTCCGTCCTGCCATGTGGAACATGATGCTCAACATCGATG TCTCCGCCACCGCTTTCTACCGTGCCCAGCCCGTGATCGAGTTCATGTGCGAGGTGCTGGACATCCAGAACATCAACGAGCAGACCAAGCCACTCACCGACTCCCAACGCGTCAAGTTCACCAAGGAGATCCGAGGTGGGTGGGGACCTGCAG GTCTGAAAGTCGAGGTCACCCACTGTGGTCAGATGAAGAGGAAGTATCGCGTGTGCAATGTCACTCGCCGCCCCGCCAGCCACCAAAC GTTCCCCTTACAGCTGGAGAATGGCCAGGCCATGGAGTGTACAGTGGCCCAGTACTTCAAGCAGAAGTACAGCCTACAGCTTAAATACCCCCACCTGCCCTGCCTACAAGTGGGGCAGGAACAGAAGCACACCTACCTGCCCCTGGAG GTTTGCAACATTGTGGCCGGGCAGCGCTGCATCAAGAAGCTGACAGACAACCAGACCTCCACCATGATCAAAGCTACAGCACGTTCCGCACCCGACAGGCAGGAAGAGATCAGCCGACTG GTCAAAAGCAACAGCATGGTGGGCGGTCCCGACCCCTACCTGAAGGAGTTTGGCATTGTGGTGCACAACGACATGACCGAGGTGACGGGCCGAGTCCTCCCAGCGCCCATGCTGCAGTATGGGGGCCGGGTGAGTACCGACACTGGGCGGGACTGTGGCAGG GGACTCTCTCCGCAGAATAAGACCGTGGCCACGCCCAACCAGGGCGTGTGGGACATGCGGGGGAAGCAGTTCTACGCCGGGATAGAGATCAAGGTGTGGGCCGTGGCCTGCTTCGCCCCACAGAAACAGTGCAGAGAGGACCTGCTCAA GAGCTTCACAGACCAGCTGAGGAAGATCTCGAAGGACGCGGGGATGCCCATCCAGGGCCAGCCGTGTTTCTGTAAATACGCCCAGGGAGCAGACAGCGTGGAACCCATGTTCAAACACCTCAAGCTGTCCTATGTGGGACTGCAGCTCATCGTGGTCATCCTGCCCGGCAAAACCCCTGTCTACG CGGAGGTGAAGCGGGTAGGAGACACTCTCCTGGGCATGGCCACTCAGTGTGTCCAGGTGAAGAACGTGGTGAAGACGTCCCCCCAAACCCTCTCCAACCTCTGCCTCAAGATCAACGCCAAACTGGGTGGCATCAACAACGTCCTTGTGCCCCATCAGAG ACCCTCTGTGTTCCAGCAACCCGTCATCTTCCTGGGGGCGGACGTCACTCACCCTCCAGCCGGCGACGGCAAGAAGCCCTCCATCGCGGCGGTGGTGGGCAGCATGGACGGCCACCCCAGCCGCTACTGTGCCACGGTGCGCGTGCAGACGTCGCGCCAGGACCTGTCCCAGGAGCAGCTGTACAGCCAGGAGGTCATCCAGGACCTGACCAACATGGTGCGCGAGCTACTCATCCAGTTCTACAAGTCCACGCGGTTCAAGCCCACACGCATCATCTACTACCGCGGCGGCGTGTCCGAGGGCCAAATGAAACAG gtggcgTGGCCGGAGCTGATAGCCATCAGGAAGGCCTGTATCAGCTTGGAGGAGGACTACCGACCGGGCATCACCTACATCGTGGTTCAGAAACGCCACCACACCCGCCTCTTCTGCTCAGACAAGACCGAGAGG GTTGGAAAGAGTGGCAACGTCCCAGCCGGAACCACGGTGGACAGCACAATCACCCACCCCTCCGAGTTTGACTTCTACCTGTGCAGCCATGCTGGGATCCAGGGGACCAGCCGGCCCTCCCACTACCACGTCCTGTGGGACGACAACTGCTTCACGGCCGACGAGCTCCAGCTGCTCACCTACCAGCTGTGCCACACCTACGTCCGCTGCACCCGCTCAGTCTCCATCCCCGCGCCAGCCTACTACGCCCGGCTGGTGGCCTTCCGCGCCCGCTACCACCTGGTGGACAAAGATCACGACAG TGCGGAGGGCAGCCACGTGTCGGGCCAGAGTAACGGTCGGGACCCCCTGGCCCTGGCCAAGGCAGTCCAGATCCACTATGATACACAGCACACCATGTACTTCGCCTGA
- the ago4 gene encoding protein argonaute-4 isoform X5 — protein MEREPSAMEALGPGPSAPTSLFQPPRRPGMGTVGKPIRLLANHFQVQIPKIDVYHYDIDIKPEKRPRRVNREVVDTMVRHFKMQIFGDRQPGYDGKRNMYTAHPLPIGRDRVDLEVTLPGEGKDQTFKVSLQWVSVVSLQMLLEALSGHNEVPEDSVQALDVITRHLPSMRYTPVGRSFFSPPEGYYHPLGGGREVWFGFHQSVRPAMWNMMLNIDVSATAFYRAQPVIEFMCEVLDIQNINEQTKPLTDSQRVKFTKEIRGLKVEVTHCGQMKRKYRVCNVTRRPASHQTFPLQLENGQAMECTVAQYFKQKYSLQLKYPHLPCLQVGQEQKHTYLPLEVCNIVAGQRCIKKLTDNQTSTMIKATARSAPDRQEEISRLVKSNSMVGGPDPYLKEFGIVVHNDMTEVTGRVLPAPMLQYGGRVSTDTGRDCGRGLSPQNKTVATPNQGVWDMRGKQFYAGIEIKVWAVACFAPQKQCREDLLKSFTDQLRKISKDAGMPIQGQPCFCKYAQGADSVEPMFKHLKLSYVGLQLIVVILPGKTPVYAEVKRVGDTLLGMATQCVQVKNVVKTSPQTLSNLCLKINAKLGGINNVLVPHQRPSVFQQPVIFLGADVTHPPAGDGKKPSIAAVVGSMDGHPSRYCATVRVQTSRQDLSQEQLYSQEVIQDLTNMVRELLIQFYKSTRFKPTRIIYYRGGVSEGQMKQVAWPELIAIRKACISLEEDYRPGITYIVVQKRHHTRLFCSDKTERVGKSGNVPAGTTVDSTITHPSEFDFYLCSHAGIQGTSRPSHYHVLWDDNCFTADELQLLTYQLCHTYVRCTRSVSIPAPAYYARLVAFRARYHLVDKDHDSAEGSHVSGQSNGRDPLALAKAVQIHYDTQHTMYFA, from the exons GCCCGTCGGCCCCCACCTCCCTCTTCCAGCCCCCGCGGAGGCCTGGCATGGGCACTGTGGGGAAGCCCATCCGCCTGCTGGCGAACCACTTCCAGGTGCAGATTCCCAAGATTGATGTCTATCATTACGATATCGACATCAAGCCTGAGAAACGGCCTCGGAGGGTCAACCG GGAGGTGGTGGACACCATGGTTCGCCACTTCAAGATGCAGATCTTTGGTGATCGACAACCGGGCTACGACGGGAAGAGGAACATGTACACGGCCCACCCACTACCCATCGGGAGAGACAGG gtgGATCTGGAGGTGACTCTACCGGGGGAGGGGAAGGACCAGACCTTCAAGGTGTCGCTGCAGTGGGTGTCGGTGGTGAGCCTGCAGATGCTCCTGGAGGCCCTGTCAGGCCACAACGAGGTCCCCGAGGACTCTGTTCAGGCCCTGGACGTCATCACCCGCCACCTGCCTTCCATGAG GTACACTCCAGTGGGGCGCTCCTTCTTCTCCCCTCCGGAGGGCTACTACCACCCGCtgggcggagggagggaggtgtggtTCGGCTTCCATCAGTCGGTCCGTCCTGCCATGTGGAACATGATGCTCAACATCGATG TCTCCGCCACCGCTTTCTACCGTGCCCAGCCCGTGATCGAGTTCATGTGCGAGGTGCTGGACATCCAGAACATCAACGAGCAGACCAAGCCACTCACCGACTCCCAACGCGTCAAGTTCACCAAGGAGATCCGAG GTCTGAAAGTCGAGGTCACCCACTGTGGTCAGATGAAGAGGAAGTATCGCGTGTGCAATGTCACTCGCCGCCCCGCCAGCCACCAAAC GTTCCCCTTACAGCTGGAGAATGGCCAGGCCATGGAGTGTACAGTGGCCCAGTACTTCAAGCAGAAGTACAGCCTACAGCTTAAATACCCCCACCTGCCCTGCCTACAAGTGGGGCAGGAACAGAAGCACACCTACCTGCCCCTGGAG GTTTGCAACATTGTGGCCGGGCAGCGCTGCATCAAGAAGCTGACAGACAACCAGACCTCCACCATGATCAAAGCTACAGCACGTTCCGCACCCGACAGGCAGGAAGAGATCAGCCGACTG GTCAAAAGCAACAGCATGGTGGGCGGTCCCGACCCCTACCTGAAGGAGTTTGGCATTGTGGTGCACAACGACATGACCGAGGTGACGGGCCGAGTCCTCCCAGCGCCCATGCTGCAGTATGGGGGCCGGGTGAGTACCGACACTGGGCGGGACTGTGGCAGG GGACTCTCTCCGCAGAATAAGACCGTGGCCACGCCCAACCAGGGCGTGTGGGACATGCGGGGGAAGCAGTTCTACGCCGGGATAGAGATCAAGGTGTGGGCCGTGGCCTGCTTCGCCCCACAGAAACAGTGCAGAGAGGACCTGCTCAA GAGCTTCACAGACCAGCTGAGGAAGATCTCGAAGGACGCGGGGATGCCCATCCAGGGCCAGCCGTGTTTCTGTAAATACGCCCAGGGAGCAGACAGCGTGGAACCCATGTTCAAACACCTCAAGCTGTCCTATGTGGGACTGCAGCTCATCGTGGTCATCCTGCCCGGCAAAACCCCTGTCTACG CGGAGGTGAAGCGGGTAGGAGACACTCTCCTGGGCATGGCCACTCAGTGTGTCCAGGTGAAGAACGTGGTGAAGACGTCCCCCCAAACCCTCTCCAACCTCTGCCTCAAGATCAACGCCAAACTGGGTGGCATCAACAACGTCCTTGTGCCCCATCAGAG ACCCTCTGTGTTCCAGCAACCCGTCATCTTCCTGGGGGCGGACGTCACTCACCCTCCAGCCGGCGACGGCAAGAAGCCCTCCATCGCGGCGGTGGTGGGCAGCATGGACGGCCACCCCAGCCGCTACTGTGCCACGGTGCGCGTGCAGACGTCGCGCCAGGACCTGTCCCAGGAGCAGCTGTACAGCCAGGAGGTCATCCAGGACCTGACCAACATGGTGCGCGAGCTACTCATCCAGTTCTACAAGTCCACGCGGTTCAAGCCCACACGCATCATCTACTACCGCGGCGGCGTGTCCGAGGGCCAAATGAAACAG gtggcgTGGCCGGAGCTGATAGCCATCAGGAAGGCCTGTATCAGCTTGGAGGAGGACTACCGACCGGGCATCACCTACATCGTGGTTCAGAAACGCCACCACACCCGCCTCTTCTGCTCAGACAAGACCGAGAGG GTTGGAAAGAGTGGCAACGTCCCAGCCGGAACCACGGTGGACAGCACAATCACCCACCCCTCCGAGTTTGACTTCTACCTGTGCAGCCATGCTGGGATCCAGGGGACCAGCCGGCCCTCCCACTACCACGTCCTGTGGGACGACAACTGCTTCACGGCCGACGAGCTCCAGCTGCTCACCTACCAGCTGTGCCACACCTACGTCCGCTGCACCCGCTCAGTCTCCATCCCCGCGCCAGCCTACTACGCCCGGCTGGTGGCCTTCCGCGCCCGCTACCACCTGGTGGACAAAGATCACGACAG TGCGGAGGGCAGCCACGTGTCGGGCCAGAGTAACGGTCGGGACCCCCTGGCCCTGGCCAAGGCAGTCCAGATCCACTATGATACACAGCACACCATGTACTTCGCCTGA